The sequence GTCGAGAAGAGGTCCTTCGCTCCGAGAAACGGTTCGGCCGGCCCACCCTGCACGTGCACGTCCATGTGTCTCTATACCACGGGGCGCAGCGCTATTAATGCACGGGTGGGGGCAGCGTTCGCACGCCGCACTCAGGACTCAAGCGCCGCGAAACCGCGTTCCAGGTCGGCCCTGAGATCCTCGATATCTTCGATACCGACAGAAAGGCGGATGAGCGTATCAGAGATGCCCAGTTCGTCCCGTGCCGCCGGTGAGAGCGGTTCGTGGGTCATCGCCGCCGGAAGTTCCGCCAGGCTCTCGACACCGCCGAGGCTGACTGCCAGCGTCACCGTCTCTAACGCTTCGAGAAAGCGCTTGGCGTCGGCCATGTCTCCGGCCAGTTCGAACGAGAGCACGCCGCCAAAGCCCTGCATCTGCTCGCGAGCCAGCTCGTGCTGTGGGTGGCTCTCAAGTCCGGGGTAGTGGACCGTTTCGACGCGCTCGTGCTCGTCGAGGTACTGCGCGAGGGCCATGGCGTTGCTCTCGTGACGAGTCATTCGGACGCCCAGCGTCTTGATGCCCCGCGAGACGAGATAGCTGTCGAACGGGGCGAGCATGTTCCCGAGTGCGATCTGCTGGCGGAACTCTACCCGTTCGGCTACCTCGGGGTCGTCAGTAATCAGCGCGCCGCCGACGGCATCGCTGTGGCCGTTGAGGTACTTCGTTGTGCTGTGGACCACGAGATCCGCGCCGAGCGACAGCGGCTGCTGGAAGTACGGACTCGCGAAGGTGTTGTCGACGCCGACCGTCGCGTCGTAGTCGGCGGCGACGGCCGCAATCGCGTCGATATCACACAGTTTGATACGCGGGTTCGTCGGGGTCTCGACCCAGACGACCTCTGTTGCCGGTGTCATCGCGGCCGCCACAGCGTCGACATCGGTCGCGTCGACGAACTCCACGTCAACGCCAAGCTGGTCTCGAAACAGCGTTTCGAACATCCGTCGCGTGCCCGCGTACAGGTCATCAAATGCGACGACGTGGTCGCCCGGTTCGACCAATGACAGCACCGCTGTTGCAACGGCCGCCGTCCCAGAACTGAAGGCATAGGCCCGCTCCCCGCCTTCGAGCGCGGCCAACTCCTGTTCGAGGCCGTGTCGTGTCGGGTTTGACAGCCGCGAGTAGAGAAACTCTCCGCTACCGGGGTCGATGTCCTCTAGAGACAGGTCCGTGTCGAGTCCGGCCAGTTCGTAGGTCGAGGAGAGGTGTATCGGGAGCGTGACATCCCCCGCTGCTGACGCCGTCTCGGTACCGACTGCGATCGTGTCGAGGTGTGGACGCCGACTCATACGCTCCCGTCCGCTGGCTGGCGCTAATACCTTTGCAATCATTACTCATCCGCATGCAAATAATTATAATCGCAGAGCATACGCTCCCGATTACCGGCCAAGCGGAATGCCAGACCATGCCACGCGAACGGCCGGATTTCGAGCGGTCACGGCCGTAGTGAAACACTATCCTTTTGACCCTGCTGTTGATAGAAAGCTGTATAATGGGCCGACGTAAGAAAATCGTCCAAGAATGTGAGACACTGATGGACGATCCGGAGCACATCCGGAACATCGCCATCGCTGCTCACGTCGATCACGGAAAGACGACACTGACAGACAATCTGCTGGCCGGTGCCGGCATGATTTCCGACGACACCGCCGGCGAACAGCTGGCGATGGACACCGAGGAAGACGAACAGGAACGTGGGATCACCATCGATGCGGCTAACGTTTCGATGACCCACGAGT comes from Haloarcula rubripromontorii and encodes:
- a CDS encoding trans-sulfuration enzyme family protein; protein product: MSRRPHLDTIAVGTETASAAGDVTLPIHLSSTYELAGLDTDLSLEDIDPGSGEFLYSRLSNPTRHGLEQELAALEGGERAYAFSSGTAAVATAVLSLVEPGDHVVAFDDLYAGTRRMFETLFRDQLGVDVEFVDATDVDAVAAAMTPATEVVWVETPTNPRIKLCDIDAIAAVAADYDATVGVDNTFASPYFQQPLSLGADLVVHSTTKYLNGHSDAVGGALITDDPEVAERVEFRQQIALGNMLAPFDSYLVSRGIKTLGVRMTRHESNAMALAQYLDEHERVETVHYPGLESHPQHELAREQMQGFGGVLSFELAGDMADAKRFLEALETVTLAVSLGGVESLAELPAAMTHEPLSPAARDELGISDTLIRLSVGIEDIEDLRADLERGFAALES